From a region of the Pseudoclavibacter endophyticus genome:
- a CDS encoding siderophore-interacting protein: MTEVTAVTGLSPHFVRITLRGDALDAFGTDGFDQRIKLVLPLGDGTITDVGFTDEQVIEEGSWYARWRELPDVKRNPIRTYTVRAVRPDAREIDIDVVRHPALPGTELGPAARWAAGARPGDRLVVIGPDATSAHSHVGIDWHPGSARRLLIVADETAVPAALAILERLPEDAQVDALLEVPDRADILPVRTRADALVTWLDRGSEASGPSPQGAVRRGTGIGAKPVGNVPAAPAKPAAALAVAPARPGELLVPALERWTAAHPEAYSAAIAAPVQLDDIDIDTERIWDSPETPAHTPFYAWLAGEQAAIKRMRRHLVTDTGIDRGSVAFMGYWRYGVADID; this comes from the coding sequence GTGACGGAGGTCACCGCGGTGACGGGGCTCAGCCCCCATTTCGTGCGCATCACGCTGCGCGGCGACGCGCTCGACGCGTTCGGCACCGACGGCTTCGACCAGCGGATCAAGCTCGTGCTGCCGCTCGGCGACGGCACGATCACCGACGTCGGCTTCACGGACGAGCAGGTCATCGAAGAGGGCAGCTGGTACGCGCGCTGGCGCGAACTGCCCGATGTGAAGCGCAACCCGATCCGCACCTACACGGTCCGTGCCGTACGGCCGGATGCCCGCGAGATCGACATCGATGTGGTCCGCCACCCGGCCCTCCCGGGCACCGAGCTCGGCCCCGCCGCGCGCTGGGCAGCTGGGGCCCGCCCCGGCGATCGGCTCGTCGTCATCGGCCCCGACGCGACGAGCGCGCACTCGCACGTCGGTATCGACTGGCACCCGGGGAGCGCCCGGCGGCTGCTGATCGTGGCCGACGAGACAGCGGTGCCGGCGGCGCTCGCCATCCTCGAGCGCCTGCCGGAGGACGCGCAGGTCGACGCCCTGCTCGAGGTGCCCGATCGAGCCGACATCCTGCCCGTTCGCACTCGCGCCGATGCCCTCGTGACATGGCTCGATCGCGGAAGCGAAGCATCCGGCCCATCGCCGCAGGGCGCCGTACGGCGCGGCACGGGCATCGGCGCGAAGCCCGTGGGCAACGTTCCCGCAGCCCCCGCGAAGCCGGCAGCTGCGCTCGCCGTCGCGCCCGCGCGCCCCGGCGAACTGCTGGTGCCCGCGCTCGAGCGCTGGACGGCCGCGCATCCCGAGGCGTATTCGGCGGCGATCGCCGCGCCCGTGCAGCTCGACGACATCGACATCGACACCGAGCGCATCTGGGACTCGCCCGAAACCCCGGCCCACACGCCGTTCTACGCGTGGCTCGCTGGGGAGCAGGCGGCGATCAAGCGGATGCGCCGCCACCTCGTCACCGACACCGGCATCGACCGCGGATCGGTCGCCTTCATGGGCTATTGGCGATACGGCGTGGCCGACATCGATTGA
- a CDS encoding FecCD family ABC transporter permease, which translates to MSTLTAGVAPSAHSTGAPTRGSRPSPAQHPNVVAKRVVAIVASFVVGAALLVLVAGLSLAVGAQPISPGTVVSAVFAYDPANAEHAVVGTLRVPRLVAGLVAGAAFGVAGAVMQALTRNDLADPGLLGVNGGASLAVVLTIALLGISNPGALVWFAMLGAAIALGIVLLISVLRSDRASDAVVPIAGMSVTTLCTAGVAIVMVSDRATLATFRHWQVGSLAGRDLDTVWQLSAVLAAGFLLAIVAGPLLDLLSLGDDLARGLGANLGLSRAIALGAIVLLCGAAVSIAGPIAFVGLVVPHVVRGVTGASATLTILGSAIGGPILLLSADVIGRIVVPPGELEAGLVVAIVGAPALVIHAHRITSRRRAGRRASLPSDAASRSGDRGGAIGADHGGAGQ; encoded by the coding sequence ATGAGCACCCTGACAGCGGGCGTCGCCCCTTCGGCGCACTCGACGGGGGCGCCGACGAGGGGATCCCGCCCGTCGCCCGCCCAGCATCCGAACGTCGTCGCGAAGCGTGTCGTCGCGATCGTCGCGAGCTTCGTGGTGGGCGCCGCGCTGCTCGTGCTCGTGGCAGGACTGAGCCTGGCAGTCGGCGCGCAGCCGATCTCGCCGGGCACGGTCGTCTCGGCCGTGTTCGCGTACGACCCCGCGAATGCCGAGCACGCCGTGGTCGGCACCCTGCGCGTGCCGCGCCTGGTCGCGGGCCTGGTCGCGGGAGCCGCGTTCGGCGTCGCCGGCGCCGTCATGCAGGCGCTCACGCGCAACGATCTCGCCGATCCGGGCCTGCTCGGCGTCAACGGGGGCGCCTCGCTCGCCGTCGTGCTCACGATCGCGTTGCTCGGCATCTCGAATCCCGGAGCGCTCGTGTGGTTCGCGATGCTCGGCGCGGCGATCGCGCTCGGCATCGTGCTGCTCATCAGCGTGCTTCGGTCGGATCGAGCCTCGGATGCCGTGGTGCCGATCGCCGGGATGTCCGTGACGACCCTCTGCACCGCCGGCGTCGCAATCGTCATGGTGAGCGACCGGGCCACGCTGGCCACGTTCCGGCACTGGCAGGTGGGCTCGCTCGCAGGGCGCGACCTCGACACCGTCTGGCAGCTGTCGGCGGTGTTGGCCGCCGGGTTCTTGCTCGCGATCGTGGCGGGCCCGCTCCTCGACCTCCTCTCACTCGGCGACGACCTGGCCCGCGGGCTCGGTGCGAACCTCGGCCTCTCGCGCGCCATCGCGCTCGGCGCGATCGTGCTGCTCTGCGGGGCGGCCGTGTCGATCGCGGGGCCGATCGCGTTCGTGGGGCTCGTCGTGCCGCACGTCGTCCGCGGCGTCACCGGTGCCAGCGCCACGCTCACGATTCTCGGCTCGGCCATCGGCGGCCCCATCCTGCTACTCTCGGCCGACGTCATCGGCCGGATCGTGGTGCCGCCGGGCGAGCTCGAAGCCGGCCTCGTCGTCGCCATCGTCGGCGCGCCTGCCCTCGTCATTCACGCGCACCGCATCACGTCGCGGCGGCGCGCCGGGCGCCGGGCGAGCCTGCCGAGCGACGCGGCGAGTCGTAGTGGCGATCGCGGCGGCGCGATCGGCGCCGACCACGGGGGAGCCGGCCAGTGA
- a CDS encoding FecCD family ABC transporter permease: MRSERGPASRPPCAGVPAGTGTGTGTGTGAPRAGGGRDDGGDGVLVAAARVVAAIERSASRRRFAVCAALAAGALVLCLVTLVTGDYPMTPAELAGALFGTGTGAESGGSGFVLWRVRIPRLLLGVLVGVAFGLAGALLQPTLGNPLASPDILGISGGGSAAACFAILMLGAGSVGASIAALCGAFLVAVVIVLLSRDGPAGGLDPTRFLLIGVAFAFVATAVIGYLVTRAGDRAAQQALIWTIGGLGRADWSVITVLALCLLALVPVAFAVRGGVQSLSLGDELARGIGVNAGRVRFGAIAVAVALAALATAATGPILFVAFLAAPIARRLAGHGSIALATSAFVGVVIVLGADLIAQNLLPLENLPAGIVTAIVGAPVLLWLVSNRRTRGGV, encoded by the coding sequence GTGAGGTCGGAGCGCGGCCCCGCGTCCCGTCCGCCGTGCGCAGGCGTTCCGGCCGGCACCGGCACCGGCACCGGCACCGGGACCGGGGCCCCGCGGGCCGGTGGCGGTCGCGACGACGGCGGCGACGGCGTGCTCGTGGCGGCCGCGCGCGTCGTCGCGGCGATCGAGCGGAGCGCGTCACGGCGTCGCTTCGCGGTGTGCGCGGCGCTCGCCGCGGGCGCGCTCGTGCTGTGCCTCGTGACGCTCGTGACGGGGGACTATCCCATGACACCGGCCGAGCTCGCCGGAGCCCTGTTCGGCACGGGCACCGGCGCGGAATCCGGCGGCAGCGGGTTCGTGCTGTGGCGGGTTCGCATCCCGCGCCTCCTGCTCGGGGTGCTCGTCGGCGTCGCCTTCGGCCTCGCCGGAGCGCTGCTGCAGCCGACGCTCGGCAATCCTCTCGCGAGCCCCGACATCCTCGGCATCTCCGGCGGGGGCTCTGCGGCCGCCTGCTTCGCCATCCTCATGCTCGGGGCCGGCAGCGTGGGCGCCTCCATCGCGGCCCTCTGCGGGGCGTTCCTCGTCGCCGTGGTGATCGTGCTGTTGTCGCGAGACGGCCCCGCCGGCGGGCTCGATCCGACCCGGTTCCTGCTGATCGGGGTGGCGTTCGCGTTCGTCGCGACCGCGGTGATCGGCTACCTCGTCACGCGCGCCGGCGACAGGGCGGCACAGCAGGCCCTCATCTGGACGATCGGGGGGCTCGGCCGCGCCGACTGGTCGGTCATCACGGTGCTCGCCCTGTGCCTGCTCGCGCTCGTGCCCGTCGCGTTCGCGGTCAGGGGTGGGGTGCAGTCCCTCAGCCTCGGCGACGAACTCGCCCGGGGCATCGGGGTCAACGCCGGGCGAGTGCGATTCGGGGCGATCGCGGTCGCCGTCGCCCTTGCGGCCCTCGCCACGGCGGCGACGGGGCCGATTTTGTTCGTCGCGTTTCTCGCCGCACCCATCGCGCGGCGTCTCGCCGGCCACGGGTCGATCGCCCTGGCGACGAGCGCATTCGTCGGCGTCGTCATCGTGCTCGGGGCCGACCTGATCGCGCAGAACCTCCTGCCGCTGGAAAACCTGCCGGCCGGGATCGTGACCGCGATCGTCGGCGCGCCCGTCCTGCTGTGGCTGGTTTCGAACCGGCGAACGAGGGGCGGCGTATGA
- a CDS encoding ABC transporter ATP-binding protein, with amino-acid sequence MPQTETGLRAEGVSLSYDGVRVVEGLDFHVPTGKVTAIIGANGSGKSTVLKAFARILAPAEGRVLLDGRPVGDYPGKAYARRVGILPQQPLAPAGITVAELVSRGRAPHRGAFARPTAADREHVATALERTETLALADRRVEELSGGQRQRVWIAMALAQDPEVLLLDEPTTYLDLAHQVDVLDLLRDWNAARGTSIVMVLHELALAARAADHVVAMRDGRIVRQGSADDVLTQRGVAEVFDLDALVLRDPVRGTPLIVPRGRLGGGHSGAGHSDAEHEWRAAHPDPTAGPASTPPSIPAPAIPEEKP; translated from the coding sequence ATGCCGCAAACGGAGACCGGCCTCCGCGCGGAGGGCGTTTCGCTGTCATACGACGGCGTGCGCGTGGTCGAGGGTCTCGACTTCCACGTGCCGACCGGCAAGGTCACGGCGATCATCGGGGCGAACGGCTCCGGCAAGTCGACCGTGCTGAAGGCGTTCGCGCGCATCCTCGCTCCGGCGGAGGGGCGCGTGCTGCTCGATGGCAGGCCCGTCGGGGATTACCCGGGCAAAGCGTACGCCCGGCGCGTCGGCATCCTCCCGCAGCAGCCGCTTGCGCCCGCCGGCATCACGGTTGCCGAGCTCGTCTCCCGCGGCAGGGCCCCGCACCGGGGAGCGTTCGCGCGGCCGACGGCCGCCGACCGAGAGCACGTCGCGACGGCGCTCGAGCGCACGGAGACGCTCGCCCTGGCCGATCGCCGCGTCGAGGAGCTCTCGGGCGGCCAGCGGCAGCGCGTGTGGATTGCCATGGCCCTCGCGCAAGACCCGGAGGTGCTGCTGCTCGACGAGCCGACGACGTACCTCGACCTCGCGCATCAGGTGGACGTGCTCGACCTGCTTCGCGACTGGAACGCCGCGCGCGGCACGTCGATCGTGATGGTGCTGCACGAGCTCGCACTCGCGGCGCGCGCCGCCGACCACGTCGTCGCCATGCGGGACGGGCGCATCGTCCGCCAGGGCAGCGCCGATGACGTCCTGACGCAGCGCGGGGTCGCCGAGGTGTTCGACCTCGATGCCCTCGTGCTCCGCGATCCCGTCCGCGGAACGCCGTTGATCGTGCCGCGCGGGCGGCTCGGCGGCGGGCACTCCGGCGCCGGGCACTCCGATGCTGAACACGAGTGGCGAGCGGCGCATCCGGACCCAACCGCCGGCCCCGCGTCCACGCCGCCTTCCATCCCGGCCCCGGCCATCCCTGAGGAGAAACCATGA
- a CDS encoding iron-siderophore ABC transporter substrate-binding protein, whose product MRRRPLLTFAAAAATAALALTGCSAPGGGTDSGAGGGQIEHALGTTELPADPQRVVALGWGAADAALALGVVPIGMEAQEYGGNDEAVLPWAAERLEELGAETPEILPSSSEAPPYEAIAALQPDLILAPYSGVDQSQYDLLTEIAPTVAYPGEPWATPWPTVIEMVGQSLGLADEAEQLLADIDQTIAGSASVHPEFEGKSIAMVWDTAGTFAVYKPADPRVQFAVDLGFTSAPAVEELSNGDETFYYTLSYERTSALESDVVVVFADTQQEMDAFLAQPYAQAIPAVQSGAVAQVVGAALIASVSPPTALSLTWGIDEYLSALSEAVAAVE is encoded by the coding sequence ATGAGACGTCGACCATTGCTGACCTTCGCCGCGGCGGCCGCGACCGCGGCGCTCGCGCTGACCGGATGCTCGGCTCCAGGCGGCGGGACCGATTCGGGCGCGGGCGGCGGCCAGATCGAGCACGCGCTCGGAACCACCGAGCTTCCGGCCGACCCACAACGCGTCGTCGCGCTCGGCTGGGGCGCCGCCGACGCCGCGCTCGCGCTCGGCGTCGTCCCCATCGGCATGGAGGCGCAGGAGTACGGCGGCAACGACGAGGCCGTGCTGCCGTGGGCCGCGGAGAGGCTTGAGGAGCTCGGCGCGGAGACGCCCGAGATCTTGCCGTCGTCGTCGGAGGCCCCGCCGTACGAGGCGATCGCGGCGCTCCAGCCCGACCTGATCCTGGCGCCCTACTCGGGCGTGGACCAGTCGCAGTACGACCTGCTCACCGAGATCGCGCCGACCGTCGCCTATCCCGGCGAGCCGTGGGCGACGCCGTGGCCGACCGTGATCGAGATGGTCGGCCAATCGCTCGGCCTGGCCGACGAGGCCGAGCAGCTGCTCGCCGACATCGACCAGACCATCGCCGGCTCGGCCTCGGTACATCCCGAGTTCGAGGGCAAGAGCATCGCGATGGTGTGGGACACGGCCGGGACCTTCGCCGTGTACAAGCCGGCCGATCCGCGCGTGCAGTTCGCGGTCGACCTCGGGTTCACCTCGGCGCCAGCCGTCGAGGAGCTCTCGAACGGCGATGAGACCTTCTACTACACGCTCTCGTACGAACGCACGTCGGCGCTCGAGAGCGATGTCGTCGTTGTCTTCGCCGACACGCAGCAGGAGATGGACGCTTTCCTCGCGCAGCCGTACGCGCAGGCAATCCCGGCTGTGCAGTCGGGGGCGGTCGCGCAGGTCGTCGGCGCCGCGCTCATCGCGTCGGTGTCGCCCCCGACGGCGCTCTCACTCACCTGGGGGATCGACGAGTACCTCAGCGCACTGTCGGAGGCCGTCGCGGCCGTCGAGTAG
- a CDS encoding RNA polymerase sigma factor — MTDAHRADPRHPDAVSARRAVEAVWRIESSHIVATLTRYTGDFSLAEDLAQEALAEALGQWPVQGTPRNAAAWLTAVAKRRAIDHWRRSERFSDRIATLARDVEREHEQRIQGDTAPWDPDEIRDDTLRLVFTACHPVLSPTSRVALTLRVVAGLSTDEIARAFLVPVSAVQQRIVRAKRALADAGVPFETPPPADRPERLGAVLGTIYGLFTEGHAATAGDDWMRPDLASEAVRLARVLARLQPGEPEVHGLLALLELTAARFPARTDAAGVPVLLGDQDRRRWDRGAISRGRAALRRAEGAGRGLGPYGLQAAIAECHAVAPSVDDTDWSRIVRLYDGLVRVAPTPVVALNRAVAVSMADGPDAALAIVDGLASERAFAMSHLLPSVRGELLARLGRDDEARDAFARAAELSRNARERAVLLAKAAART, encoded by the coding sequence ATGACCGACGCACACCGGGCCGATCCGCGTCACCCCGACGCGGTGTCGGCCCGGCGCGCCGTTGAGGCCGTGTGGCGCATCGAGTCATCGCACATCGTCGCGACCCTCACCCGCTACACGGGGGACTTCTCGCTCGCGGAGGACCTCGCCCAGGAGGCGCTCGCCGAGGCGCTCGGGCAGTGGCCCGTCCAGGGGACGCCACGCAACGCCGCGGCCTGGTTGACGGCAGTCGCCAAGCGGCGCGCGATCGATCACTGGCGCCGGTCGGAGCGCTTCTCCGACCGGATCGCCACGCTGGCGCGCGATGTCGAACGCGAACACGAACAGCGCATCCAGGGCGACACCGCGCCCTGGGACCCTGACGAGATCCGCGACGACACGCTGCGGCTCGTGTTCACCGCGTGTCACCCCGTGCTGAGCCCGACGTCGCGCGTCGCGCTCACCCTGCGCGTCGTGGCGGGGCTCTCGACCGACGAGATCGCGCGCGCGTTCCTCGTGCCGGTCTCGGCCGTGCAGCAACGCATCGTGCGGGCGAAGCGCGCGCTCGCCGATGCGGGCGTACCATTCGAGACGCCGCCGCCCGCCGACCGCCCGGAGCGGCTCGGCGCCGTGCTGGGCACCATCTACGGCCTCTTCACGGAGGGCCACGCCGCGACGGCTGGTGACGACTGGATGCGCCCAGACCTGGCTTCTGAGGCCGTGCGCCTCGCGCGCGTGCTCGCGCGGCTGCAGCCCGGCGAGCCCGAGGTGCACGGCCTGCTCGCGCTGCTCGAGCTGACGGCGGCGCGCTTTCCCGCGCGCACCGACGCGGCGGGCGTCCCCGTCCTGCTCGGCGACCAGGACCGGCGGCGGTGGGATCGTGGCGCCATCTCTCGCGGGCGCGCCGCACTTCGCCGTGCCGAGGGCGCCGGCCGCGGGCTCGGCCCGTACGGGCTGCAGGCCGCGATCGCCGAGTGCCACGCGGTCGCGCCGTCGGTCGACGACACGGACTGGTCGCGGATCGTGCGCCTCTACGACGGTCTCGTGCGGGTGGCGCCGACCCCCGTTGTGGCGCTGAACCGCGCCGTCGCCGTTTCAATGGCCGACGGGCCGGATGCTGCGCTCGCGATCGTCGACGGCCTGGCGTCGGAACGCGCGTTCGCCATGTCGCACCTGTTGCCGTCGGTGCGGGGAGAGCTGCTCGCGCGCCTCGGGCGCGACGATGAGGCCCGCGATGCCTTCGCGCGCGCGGCCGAGCTGTCGCGCAATGCCCGCGAGCGCGCGGTGCTGCTTGCCAAGGCGGCCGCGCGCACTTGA
- a CDS encoding YciI family protein translates to MKYMLIMRDTDEAIAASKEVPFEEILEKMGRYNEALMQAGVMVGGEGLAEPDEGFVVDFGADEPIIIDGPYGETKELFNGFWMLEVASKEEAAEWAKRCPLGPGSKLEVRRVHGTEDFPADNEWVQKEEGWREELAARTTDGSGA, encoded by the coding sequence ATGAAGTACATGCTGATCATGCGCGACACCGACGAGGCGATCGCGGCGTCGAAAGAGGTGCCCTTCGAGGAGATCCTCGAGAAAATGGGCAGGTACAACGAGGCGCTGATGCAAGCCGGCGTCATGGTGGGCGGTGAAGGACTCGCAGAGCCCGATGAGGGGTTCGTCGTCGACTTCGGCGCCGACGAGCCGATCATCATCGACGGGCCCTACGGCGAGACGAAAGAGCTGTTCAACGGCTTTTGGATGCTCGAAGTCGCCAGCAAGGAAGAGGCCGCCGAGTGGGCCAAGCGCTGCCCGCTCGGCCCCGGGAGCAAGCTCGAGGTGCGCCGAGTGCATGGCACCGAGGACTTTCCCGCAGACAACGAGTGGGTGCAGAAGGAGGAGGGCTGGCGCGAGGAGCTGGCCGCCCGCACAACCGACGGCAGCGGTGCGTAG
- a CDS encoding SDR family NAD(P)-dependent oxidoreductase: MREDVQQLFDLTGQVALVTGSSSGLGQAAAMALAGAGAAVVVHGRDEARARAVADDIVQRGGEARGVVADIADPASVRRLIDETIEAFGRLDIVVANAGVAGGPPYRTEEGRLANVTDEEWHRTIATNLDGTFFTLREATRVLERGGRIIVTSSTAGLRSDPMVGYGYIATKAAQVNIVRQLALELAPRGIRVNALAPGPIKETRIGGGGELTPEFEQVWVDTIPLGRMGVPSEFGGPVLFLASNASSFVTGVTLPVDGGALDLSHAVY, translated from the coding sequence ATGCGCGAAGACGTGCAGCAGCTGTTCGATCTGACGGGCCAGGTGGCGCTCGTGACGGGCTCGTCGTCTGGCCTCGGCCAAGCGGCCGCGATGGCGCTCGCGGGAGCGGGAGCCGCCGTCGTGGTGCACGGCCGGGACGAGGCGCGGGCCAGGGCGGTCGCCGACGACATCGTGCAGCGCGGCGGCGAGGCCAGGGGCGTCGTGGCCGACATCGCCGACCCGGCATCGGTGCGGCGCCTGATCGACGAGACGATCGAGGCCTTCGGGCGACTTGACATCGTCGTCGCCAACGCGGGCGTCGCCGGAGGGCCCCCGTATCGCACCGAGGAAGGTCGGCTCGCGAACGTCACCGACGAGGAATGGCATCGCACGATTGCCACGAACCTCGACGGCACGTTCTTCACTCTCCGGGAGGCGACGCGCGTGCTCGAGCGGGGCGGGCGCATCATCGTCACGTCGTCGACCGCGGGGCTGCGTTCTGACCCAATGGTCGGTTACGGCTATATCGCGACGAAGGCCGCCCAGGTGAACATCGTGCGACAGCTCGCGCTCGAGCTCGCGCCGCGCGGCATCCGCGTCAACGCGCTCGCGCCCGGGCCGATCAAGGAGACGCGCATCGGCGGCGGCGGCGAGCTGACGCCCGAGTTCGAGCAGGTCTGGGTCGACACGATTCCGCTCGGCCGCATGGGGGTGCCGTCGGAGTTCGGCGGGCCGGTGCTCTTCCTCGCCTCCAACGCGTCGTCGTTCGTGACGGGGGTCACGCTGCCGGTCGACGGGGGCGCGCTCGACCTGTCGCACGCGGTGTACTGA
- a CDS encoding DUF3817 domain-containing protein, which yields MTPKLLLRTASIAEAVTWALLLIGMLVKYGFDGTGMIVTIGGSLHGAVFIAYLFCGFIVGVNQRFSWLMCALVLLAAIPPFATLLFDWWAERRGLLEGDWRPRTRVSFGDDVAEDALEASGVDTSQVERAPAAAALTAQDQGDAAATAGSAGRVSTDITSDTSLANARPADATADATAGSPAAQTHPEHPPRPRPAHPADVRASERGERTAPVKWLDPFVRWCVDHPFTLGCIGIMIAALILSGALSSTLEPPFG from the coding sequence GTGACCCCCAAGCTGCTCCTGCGCACCGCATCCATCGCTGAGGCCGTCACGTGGGCCCTGCTGCTCATCGGGATGCTCGTGAAGTACGGCTTCGACGGCACGGGCATGATCGTCACGATCGGCGGCTCCCTGCACGGCGCCGTCTTCATCGCGTACCTGTTCTGCGGCTTCATCGTGGGCGTGAACCAGCGCTTCTCCTGGCTCATGTGCGCGCTCGTGCTGCTCGCGGCGATCCCGCCGTTCGCGACGCTGCTCTTCGACTGGTGGGCCGAGCGCCGGGGGCTGCTCGAGGGCGACTGGCGGCCGCGCACCCGGGTGAGCTTCGGTGACGACGTGGCCGAGGACGCCCTCGAGGCGTCCGGGGTCGACACCTCGCAGGTCGAGCGCGCGCCCGCGGCAGCGGCGTTGACGGCGCAGGATCAGGGGGATGCCGCGGCAACGGCCGGGAGCGCGGGTCGCGTCTCGACGGACATCACCTCCGACACGAGCCTGGCCAATGCCCGCCCGGCCGACGCGACGGCCGACGCGACGGCCGGGTCACCGGCAGCGCAAACGCACCCCGAGCATCCGCCCCGCCCTCGCCCGGCCCACCCGGCGGATGTGCGGGCCAGCGAGCGCGGCGAGCGAACGGCGCCCGTGAAATGGCTCGACCCGTTCGTGCGCTGGTGCGTCGACCACCCGTTCACGCTCGGCTGCATCGGCATCATGATCGCCGCACTCATCTTGTCCGGGGCGCTGTCCTCGACCCTCGAGCCGCCGTTCGGCTGA
- the purQ gene encoding phosphoribosylformylglycinamidine synthase subunit PurQ, whose product MRVGVITFPGSLDDRDAQRAVRAAGGDAVALWHGDHDLQGVDAIVLPGGFSYGDYLRAGAIASHSPIMTEVVEAAERGLPVLGICNGFQMLTEARLLPGGLIRNDHGQFVCRDQRLRVENASTAWTSAYDEGAEIVIPLKNGEGGFIADDETLARIEGEGLVAFRYAGVNPNGSRNDIAGVTNDRGNVVGIMPHPEHAVEPGFGPDTDERMRSGIDGLPIFASVLQALVA is encoded by the coding sequence ATGCGAGTCGGCGTCATCACCTTCCCAGGGTCGCTCGACGACCGCGATGCCCAGCGCGCCGTGCGCGCGGCCGGCGGCGATGCGGTCGCGCTGTGGCACGGCGACCACGACCTGCAGGGCGTCGACGCGATCGTGCTGCCAGGCGGTTTCTCGTACGGCGACTACCTGCGCGCCGGGGCCATCGCGAGCCACTCGCCCATCATGACCGAGGTCGTCGAAGCCGCCGAGCGCGGCCTTCCCGTACTCGGCATCTGCAACGGCTTCCAGATGCTCACCGAGGCGCGCCTGCTGCCCGGCGGGCTCATCCGCAACGACCACGGCCAGTTCGTGTGCCGCGACCAGCGTCTGCGCGTCGAGAACGCGTCGACGGCCTGGACATCGGCGTACGACGAGGGTGCCGAGATCGTCATCCCGTTGAAGAACGGCGAGGGCGGCTTCATCGCCGACGACGAGACGCTCGCGCGCATCGAGGGCGAGGGGCTCGTGGCGTTCCGCTACGCGGGCGTGAACCCGAACGGCTCCCGCAACGACATCGCCGGCGTGACCAACGATCGCGGCAACGTGGTCGGCATCATGCCGCACCCCGAGCACGCCGTCGAGCCCGGGTTCGGCCCCGACACCGACGAGCGCATGCGATCGGGCATCGACGGGCTGCCGATCTTCGCAAGCGTGCTGCAAGCGCTCGTCGCATAG
- the purS gene encoding phosphoribosylformylglycinamidine synthase subunit PurS, whose amino-acid sequence MPKIVVQVMPKEELLDPQGKAVAGALARLGKGYLSDVRVGKRFEITTDREPSGELMAEITAVSEELLSNGVIEDVISIDVIDDEFDGELDEEDDDERNIPLDEPRSDVDDEQRLSSQQAESNEQGE is encoded by the coding sequence ATGCCGAAAATCGTCGTGCAAGTCATGCCGAAGGAAGAGCTTCTCGACCCGCAGGGCAAGGCCGTCGCAGGCGCACTCGCACGTCTCGGGAAGGGGTACTTGAGCGACGTTCGCGTCGGCAAGCGCTTCGAGATCACGACCGACCGCGAGCCCTCGGGCGAGCTGATGGCGGAGATCACCGCCGTGAGCGAAGAGCTCCTGTCGAACGGTGTGATCGAAGACGTCATCTCGATCGACGTGATCGATGACGAGTTCGACGGCGAGCTCGACGAAGAAGACGACGACGAGCGCAACATCCCGCTCGACGAGCCGCGCAGCGACGTGGATGACGAGCAGCGGCTCTCGTCGCAGCAGGCGGAGTCGAACGAGCAGGGCGAGTAG